The following coding sequences lie in one Synechococcus sp. PCC 7336 genomic window:
- a CDS encoding PAS domain S-box protein, with amino-acid sequence MTLSQTDPTSSAKEPAEAQPSPVSQPEIDLPFRFIFERASDPIFIIEPQRDRILDANARASGMLGYSRRELIEKIAISDIHPDEMPELMLFSQRVASQGQAQTDELSCLTRAGLKLPALISACAIEIDGRPCLLSHVRNDARLEGLPQSSEPSQTSPAQPIADLKFQHIFQHASDAIFIVDSHSNRIVDANPTACQMLGYSRQELIEEVSISDIHPDEMPALMAFGQRVMAEGLAQTNELSCLTRSGAKLSADMAACAIDIEGQPHLLVHVSNGASQPQELSICESMQLARLSLAVSEALVQGGTLHEILSSCTEAMVQHLDGCLARIWLLNEANNMLELMASSGMANSLESNYCSIPLGKQKIGTIAQSQQPFLTNQLLDDPEFGDRDWAQREGIVALAGYPLVVSDRLVGTIALFGRQQLTDATLQAMASIANGIALGIDRKQAEAELRQSEEQLRQLAENMHQTFWMYDRDGTPLYVSPAFETIWGIPCQQWYNDPQVWQRSLYPEDRLEGGLEQLLNSNPNASVREYRILRPDGSTRIIRDQSFPIRSEAGEVERLAGIAEDITERKQSEQVAIEALEQLAEIGELAATIVHEVRNPLTTVLMGLASFQQMELSERAQLRLSMAMEEAERLQRLLNEILLYAKPQSQQQELVELNIFLQEMLEPLQVIPAARDRHFEWVLSPEPVLVRGDRDKLKQVFINLVTNAFEATPVGGEVHWTIEPRPAEDKVCVAVYNTGDPIPADVLPEITKPFLTTKPEGNGLGLAIVKRLVANHGGELEIVSSKALGGTRVAVTLPTVE; translated from the coding sequence ATGACGCTTTCTCAAACCGACCCGACATCGAGTGCTAAAGAGCCAGCAGAGGCTCAGCCCTCGCCAGTGTCGCAACCGGAGATCGATCTCCCCTTCCGCTTTATTTTCGAACGGGCCAGCGATCCCATCTTTATCATCGAACCCCAACGCGATCGCATTCTGGATGCCAATGCCCGCGCCAGTGGGATGCTGGGCTATTCCCGCCGAGAACTGATCGAGAAGATTGCCATTTCTGACATCCATCCCGACGAAATGCCCGAGCTAATGCTCTTCAGCCAGCGGGTCGCGAGCCAGGGACAGGCACAAACCGATGAATTGAGCTGCCTGACCCGCGCCGGCCTGAAACTTCCCGCCCTAATTTCTGCCTGCGCCATAGAGATAGACGGGCGACCCTGTTTGCTGAGCCACGTCCGCAACGACGCTCGACTAGAGGGTTTGCCACAATCGTCCGAGCCGTCTCAAACATCCCCTGCACAGCCGATTGCCGATCTCAAATTCCAGCATATTTTTCAGCATGCCAGCGATGCCATCTTTATCGTGGATTCCCACAGCAATCGCATCGTCGATGCCAATCCAACCGCCTGCCAGATGTTGGGCTATTCTCGCCAAGAGCTGATCGAAGAGGTGTCGATCTCCGATATCCACCCCGACGAAATGCCTGCGCTGATGGCTTTCGGTCAGCGGGTGATGGCCGAAGGACTGGCCCAAACCAATGAGTTGAGCTGCTTGACCCGCTCTGGCGCAAAGCTATCTGCAGATATGGCTGCCTGTGCCATTGACATAGAGGGACAACCCCACCTACTCGTCCACGTCTCCAATGGTGCGAGTCAGCCACAAGAGCTGTCCATTTGCGAGAGTATGCAATTGGCCCGCTTGAGCTTGGCAGTTAGCGAAGCCTTGGTGCAGGGGGGGACTCTGCACGAAATCCTGTCGAGCTGTACCGAGGCGATGGTGCAGCATCTGGATGGCTGTCTGGCGCGGATTTGGCTCTTGAATGAAGCTAACAACATGCTCGAGCTGATGGCTAGCTCGGGCATGGCCAACTCGCTGGAGAGTAATTATTGCTCGATTCCTTTGGGCAAACAGAAAATCGGCACCATTGCCCAAAGTCAGCAGCCTTTCCTCACCAACCAGTTGCTCGACGATCCCGAGTTTGGCGATCGCGACTGGGCCCAGCGGGAAGGCATTGTTGCCCTAGCAGGCTATCCTCTGGTGGTGAGCGATCGCCTGGTGGGCACAATCGCTCTGTTCGGGCGGCAGCAACTCACCGATGCGACCTTGCAGGCGATGGCAAGCATCGCCAACGGCATTGCTCTAGGAATCGATCGCAAGCAAGCGGAAGCCGAATTGCGGCAGAGCGAGGAACAACTGCGGCAATTGGCCGAGAACATGCACCAAACCTTTTGGATGTACGATCGCGATGGCACGCCTCTCTACGTCAGTCCGGCCTTTGAGACTATCTGGGGGATTCCCTGCCAGCAGTGGTACAACGATCCGCAGGTGTGGCAGCGCTCCCTCTATCCCGAGGATCGGCTAGAAGGCGGCTTGGAACAGCTTCTGAATAGCAATCCGAACGCTTCTGTGCGGGAATATCGCATCCTGCGACCCGATGGCAGCACTCGCATCATTCGCGATCAATCCTTCCCCATCCGCAGCGAGGCTGGGGAAGTGGAGCGGTTGGCGGGCATTGCTGAAGACATTACCGAGCGCAAACAGTCCGAACAGGTCGCGATCGAGGCGCTGGAGCAGTTGGCCGAAATTGGCGAGCTGGCCGCTACCATCGTTCACGAGGTCCGCAATCCTCTCACAACGGTGCTCATGGGATTGGCCTCCTTCCAGCAGATGGAGCTGTCCGAGCGAGCGCAACTGCGGCTGTCGATGGCGATGGAAGAAGCGGAGCGACTGCAGCGACTGCTCAACGAAATTTTGCTGTATGCCAAGCCTCAATCTCAGCAGCAGGAACTGGTAGAGCTGAATATCTTCCTTCAAGAGATGTTAGAACCCTTGCAAGTGATACCGGCCGCCCGCGATCGCCATTTCGAATGGGTTCTCTCTCCCGAGCCGGTGCTGGTGCGGGGCGATCGCGACAAGCTCAAGCAGGTGTTTATTAACCTAGTGACAAACGCCTTTGAGGCTACCCCCGTGGGTGGAGAAGTCCATTGGACCATCGAGCCCCGTCCGGCAGAGGACAAGGTTTGTGTGGCCGTCTACAACACTGGCGACCCAATTCCGGCTGATGTGTTGCCCGAGATCACAAAACCCTTCCTCACCACAAAGCCCGAAGGCAATGGGTTGGGGTTAGCGATTGTGAAACGGCTGGTGGCAAATCATGGGGGTGAACTGGAAATCGTCTCTTCTAAAGCGCTAGGGGGAACGAGAGTCGCAGTGACACTGCCTACTGTGGAGTAG
- a CDS encoding glycosyltransferase, whose amino-acid sequence MARLLVYFLTVNYHCAALIQRLLKSLPDSSNIAHRVAIVNNSPGDRQLEACAGPTVSILTSATNVGFGRACNLGLQWIFARDPQAIVWLVNPDTRLLPGTHLPAVAEFFERYASISILGTIVYTDSQQVWFAGGSFDAAKGAIAEANLISKDSEHPYVECDWVSGCSLLINLARFDRCPQFDPEFFLYYEDFDFCQRYRQQGHGIAITAQFGLSHAPSSITNRNRFNKLHHSTYSYAIALERYADPLARWGRMLRIGLVALALLPLQPATALGKLYGLGRYFRRSAPTTPQ is encoded by the coding sequence ATGGCTCGCCTCTTGGTTTACTTCCTCACTGTTAACTACCACTGTGCAGCTCTGATTCAGAGATTGCTGAAGTCATTGCCCGATAGTAGCAACATTGCCCATCGCGTGGCGATCGTGAATAATTCCCCTGGCGATCGCCAGTTGGAAGCCTGTGCGGGACCGACAGTTTCAATTTTGACGAGTGCAACCAATGTGGGCTTCGGACGGGCTTGCAATCTCGGCTTGCAGTGGATCTTCGCTCGCGATCCGCAGGCGATCGTCTGGTTAGTCAATCCCGATACGCGCCTGTTACCCGGCACCCACTTGCCAGCCGTGGCGGAATTTTTCGAGCGCTATGCCTCGATCTCGATCTTGGGCACGATTGTCTATACAGACTCGCAACAGGTGTGGTTTGCCGGAGGGAGCTTCGATGCGGCAAAGGGGGCGATCGCCGAAGCCAATCTCATCTCGAAGGATTCCGAGCACCCCTACGTCGAGTGCGACTGGGTCTCGGGATGCAGCCTCTTAATCAATCTGGCCCGGTTCGATCGCTGTCCCCAGTTCGACCCCGAATTTTTTCTGTACTACGAAGACTTCGACTTTTGCCAGCGCTATCGGCAACAGGGTCACGGCATAGCCATTACAGCCCAATTCGGGCTCTCGCACGCCCCCTCATCCATTACCAATCGCAACCGCTTTAACAAGCTCCACCACAGCACCTACAGCTATGCGATTGCCTTGGAGCGATATGCCGACCCACTGGCCAGATGGGGGCGGATGCTGCGGATAGGATTGGTGGCTTTGGCCCTGTTACCCCTTCAACCCGCCACGGCATTGGGCAAGCTATACGGTCTGGGGCGCTATTTCCGACGCTCAGCTCCGACTACTCCACAGTAG
- a CDS encoding ABC transporter substrate-binding protein has product MLPVLLAGLSLLAACGGGGGETSADRRTDQPTVTILGVVIGEQQDKLEAALAPFEAETGIDVVYEGTDAFATLLPVRVAANNAPDIAMFPQPGLLADFARSGDLIPLNQFIDRDVLTSAYSQDWIDLGSVDGESYGIWYRASVKSLVWYSPPAFDAAGYDIPSSWDELIALSDRIVADGRVPWCLGMESGSSTGWVGTDWIEDIMLRTAGAETYDRWVVNELPFDSPEVKAAFEQFGNIALNPDYVVGGTVGAISIPFGDSPNGLFSEPPQCYLHRQANFIASFFPKDVVLGEDVAIFPLPPIDRANGLPVLVAGDAFAALNDTPETEALMNYLVTTQPHEIWAGLGGFISPYSQVSLDVYPNAIARQQAEILANAETVRFDGSDMMPGAVGTGSFWAGVTDYVGGTPLDIVLSNIQASWPQE; this is encoded by the coding sequence ATGTTGCCAGTTCTTCTAGCAGGACTGTCGTTGCTCGCCGCTTGTGGCGGAGGGGGAGGCGAGACATCTGCCGATCGCCGCACGGACCAGCCCACCGTCACGATACTGGGAGTGGTGATTGGGGAACAGCAAGATAAGTTGGAGGCAGCCCTAGCGCCGTTTGAGGCAGAAACCGGCATTGACGTGGTGTATGAAGGAACGGACGCCTTTGCCACCTTGCTGCCGGTGCGGGTGGCGGCCAATAACGCCCCCGACATCGCCATGTTTCCCCAACCCGGTTTGCTGGCAGACTTTGCCCGCTCGGGAGATTTGATCCCCCTCAACCAGTTTATCGATCGCGATGTCCTCACCTCTGCCTATTCCCAAGACTGGATCGACCTCGGCAGTGTCGACGGAGAAAGCTACGGCATTTGGTATCGAGCCTCCGTCAAAAGTCTCGTCTGGTACAGTCCTCCTGCCTTCGACGCTGCAGGATACGACATTCCTAGCAGTTGGGACGAGTTAATTGCCCTATCCGATCGCATCGTGGCAGATGGCCGCGTGCCCTGGTGTTTGGGCATGGAAAGCGGCAGTTCCACCGGCTGGGTGGGCACCGATTGGATTGAAGACATCATGCTGCGCACGGCGGGGGCAGAGACCTACGACCGCTGGGTCGTTAACGAGTTACCCTTCGACTCCCCAGAAGTGAAGGCTGCCTTCGAACAATTTGGCAACATTGCCCTCAACCCCGATTATGTCGTTGGCGGCACCGTGGGTGCGATCTCGATCCCCTTCGGCGATTCCCCCAACGGTTTATTCAGCGAACCGCCCCAGTGCTACCTACACCGTCAGGCCAATTTCATCGCCTCCTTCTTCCCTAAAGACGTGGTGTTGGGTGAAGATGTTGCCATTTTTCCACTGCCCCCGATCGATCGCGCCAATGGCCTGCCCGTCTTGGTGGCTGGAGATGCCTTTGCCGCTTTGAACGACACCCCCGAAACCGAAGCCTTGATGAATTATTTAGTTACCACCCAGCCCCACGAAATTTGGGCAGGCTTGGGAGGCTTTATCTCCCCCTACAGTCAGGTCAGTTTGGATGTCTATCCCAACGCAATCGCTCGCCAGCAAGCAGAAATTTTAGCCAACGCCGAAACAGTGCGATTCGATGGTTCCGATATGATGCCGGGAGCTGTAGGCACGGGTTCTTTCTGGGCAGGGGTGACAGATTACGTTGGCGGCACGCCACTCGATATCGTGCTCTCAAACATTCAAGCCAGTTGGCCTCAGGAATAG
- a CDS encoding carbohydrate ABC transporter permease, which produces MRLPAIPRSLFAKTAIIASTLVLGCILVLALAFGSNPLMTRLLSVILAIAAGVVGVIGLFYVLNALVQGLPYRWRPRVLPWVFVGPAGVVLAAYLVLPTLNTFYLSLLDRRSENFVGLANYAFALTNRAMLIAFRNNFLWLVLVTGLSVGFGLVIAVLLDRVKYEPLAKSLIFLPMAISFVGASVIWRFIYAFRPANSEQIGLLNAAITRLGFEPVGWLVERSVNNFALIAIMIWLYTGFCMVLLSSAIKCIPADILEAARIDGANEFQIFWRIIIPYVRSTIAVVATTVIILVLKVFDIVWVMTGGNQGTEVLASRMIKEMFNFRDFGRGSAIAVILFILVIPVIFANIRRFQQQEANR; this is translated from the coding sequence ATGAGGCTTCCCGCCATCCCTCGGTCTCTCTTCGCCAAAACCGCCATTATTGCCAGCACCCTCGTTTTGGGCTGCATCCTGGTCTTAGCTCTCGCCTTTGGCAGCAATCCTCTGATGACTCGCCTGCTGAGTGTCATTTTGGCGATCGCCGCTGGAGTGGTGGGGGTTATCGGGCTGTTCTACGTTCTGAATGCGTTGGTGCAAGGGTTGCCCTACCGCTGGCGACCTCGGGTGCTGCCCTGGGTCTTTGTCGGGCCTGCAGGAGTCGTTTTAGCTGCCTACTTAGTGCTGCCCACACTCAACACTTTTTACCTGAGCTTGCTCGATCGCCGTTCGGAAAACTTTGTCGGATTGGCCAACTACGCCTTCGCCCTCACCAATCGGGCGATGCTAATTGCCTTCCGCAATAACTTTTTGTGGCTGGTGCTGGTCACGGGGTTGAGTGTGGGGTTTGGTTTGGTCATCGCCGTACTGCTCGATCGCGTCAAATACGAGCCTCTGGCAAAATCTCTGATTTTCTTGCCCATGGCGATTTCGTTTGTGGGAGCCAGCGTGATTTGGCGGTTTATCTATGCCTTCCGCCCCGCAAATAGCGAACAAATTGGCCTGCTCAATGCTGCCATCACCCGCTTGGGATTCGAGCCCGTGGGCTGGTTGGTGGAGCGATCGGTGAATAATTTCGCCCTGATCGCCATCATGATTTGGCTATATACCGGTTTTTGCATGGTGCTGCTCTCTTCCGCCATTAAGTGTATTCCCGCCGATATATTGGAGGCTGCCCGCATCGACGGAGCCAACGAATTTCAGATTTTCTGGCGCATTATCATTCCCTACGTTCGCTCCACCATCGCTGTCGTTGCCACCACCGTCATCATTTTGGTGCTGAAAGTGTTTGATATTGTCTGGGTGATGACTGGCGGCAATCAAGGGACGGAAGTCTTAGCCAGCCGCATGATCAAAGAAATGTTCAACTTCCGGGATTTTGGCCGAGGCAGCGCGATCGCCGTCATTCTCTTCATCTTGGTGATTCCCGTTATCTTCGCCAACATCCGTCGCTTTCAGCAGCAGGAGGCCAATCGCTAA
- a CDS encoding carbohydrate ABC transporter permease: MTLSSSNPSTWRLKVQKFASRLPLHTAIVTICLLWSLPTTGLLISSLREREALLASGWWTVLQLPLDFAQFTWENYLRVATAEGMGQAFLNSLTIAIPATIMPIAIATFAAYALAWMKFPGRQLLFGLTIALLVVPLQMTLIPVLRAYSSLGLSGTFLGIWLAHTGYGMPLGIYLMRNYIGSLPRELIEAASVDGASHWQIFTKAIVPLSIPAIASFAVFQFLWVWNDLLVALVYLGGSPNVAPVTLQLSNIVGSRGQDWHLLTAGAFLSMTIPLVVFFALQRFFVRGILAGSVKG, translated from the coding sequence ATGACGCTTTCCAGCTCGAACCCCTCAACTTGGCGGCTCAAAGTCCAGAAATTTGCCTCCCGCCTTCCCCTCCACACGGCGATCGTCACGATTTGTTTGTTGTGGAGCTTGCCAACCACGGGTTTACTCATCAGCTCGTTACGAGAGCGAGAGGCTTTGCTGGCCTCCGGTTGGTGGACGGTATTGCAACTCCCCCTAGATTTCGCCCAATTCACTTGGGAAAACTACCTGCGGGTGGCGACGGCGGAAGGGATGGGACAGGCGTTTCTCAACAGCTTGACGATTGCGATTCCGGCCACGATTATGCCGATCGCGATCGCCACCTTTGCTGCCTACGCCCTGGCGTGGATGAAATTTCCGGGGCGGCAGTTGTTGTTTGGCCTGACGATCGCACTGTTGGTGGTGCCCCTGCAAATGACTCTGATCCCAGTCTTGCGGGCCTATAGTTCGCTGGGGCTATCCGGTACATTTCTCGGCATCTGGCTGGCCCACACGGGCTACGGCATGCCCCTCGGCATTTATCTGATGCGCAATTACATTGGGTCGCTGCCTAGAGAACTAATTGAAGCAGCCTCGGTGGACGGTGCCTCCCACTGGCAGATTTTCACCAAGGCGATCGTGCCGCTTTCGATTCCGGCGATCGCCTCTTTTGCAGTATTCCAGTTTTTGTGGGTGTGGAATGATTTGCTGGTGGCTTTGGTCTACCTCGGCGGCAGCCCCAATGTGGCTCCGGTGACACTGCAGCTGAGCAATATTGTGGGTTCGCGCGGTCAAGATTGGCACCTACTCACCGCCGGAGCGTTTTTGAGTATGACGATCCCCCTCGTCGTGTTCTTTGCCCTGCAGCGCTTCTTCGTGCGGGGGATTTTAGCGGGGTCGGTGAAGGGTTGA